A genomic window from Cucumis melo cultivar AY chromosome 8, USDA_Cmelo_AY_1.0, whole genome shotgun sequence includes:
- the LOC103495884 gene encoding xylan glycosyltransferase MUCI21-like has product MVHQYMRYQPWRKGMNLGKTHFHHEEDEEEGEVGMMGCQEFYYSASAYKKANKPKFLFLLFLSFLSCSIIFAPHFFSSSFSPFYSFGVQNDDLSVDKEVFAPLCSSIPNGTICCDRNSIRSDICIMKGDIRTDSSSSSIFLYTSPDSPIEFGDDQGVLQVEKIKPYTRKWEKNTMDTIDELELIVKRKSNDIDQQHRCDVRHNVPAVFFSTGGYTGNVYHEFNDGILPLYITSHNMNKEVVFVILEYHKWWLTKYADILSQLSNYPVIDFRKNNKTHCFPQVIAGLRIHDELSVDPSLMEGGKSIVDFRNLLDMAYQPRIRELIRQEEEEGKISLYISKRPKLVVLSRKGSSRAITNEKLMVKMAERMGFEVKVLRPDKTTELAKIYREMNESDVLIGVHGAALTHTLFMRPNAVFIQIIPLGTVWAAETYYGEPAKKLGLKYIGYEIGAKESSLYSNYKKDDPVLVNPDSITKKGWEYTKKIYLDSQNVRLNLARFEKRLERAYYYCIARARQGRSH; this is encoded by the exons ATGGTTCATCAATATATGCGCTATCAGCCATGGAGAAAAGGGATGAATTTGGGAAAAACTCATTTTCatcatgaagaagatgaagaagaaggagaagtgGGTATGATGGGATGTCAAGAGTTTTATTACTCTGCCTCTGCTTACAAGAAAGCTAATAAACCCaagtttttgtttcttctttttctttcttttctctcttgtTCCATCATTTTTGCTCCccatttcttctcttcttctttctctccttTCT aTTCTTTTGGTGTTCAAAATGATGATCTCTCTGTTGATAAGGAGGTTTTTGCTCCTCTCTGTTCTTCTATCCCTAATG GAACCATATGTTGCGACAGAAATAGCATTCGCTCTGATATCTGTATTATGAAAGGAGATATAAGAACagattcttcttcctcttcaatcTTCCTCTATACCTCACCTGATTCCCCTATTGAGTTTGGCGATGATCAAGGAGTGCTCCAAGTCGAAAAAATTAAACCATATACtagaaaatgggagaaaaacACCATGGATACAATCGATGAATTGGAGCTTATTGTGAAACGTAAGAGCAATGACATTGATCAACAGCATCGGTGCGATGTAAGACACAACGTCCCAGCCGTGTTCTTCTCGACGGGAGGCTATACGGGCAATGTTTACCACGAATTCAATGACGGGATTTTGCCGCTTTATATAACTTCTCATAATATGAATAAGGAGGTTGTTTTTGTGATCCTTGAGTATCACAAGTGGTGGCTAACAAAATATGCTGATATTCTTTCCCAACTCTCTAATTACCCTGTAATTGACTttagaaaaaacaataaaactcATTGCTTCCCACAAGTTATTGCTGGTTTGAGAATCCACGACGAGTTATCTGTGGACCCTTCATTGATGGAAGGGGGGAAGAGCATAGTTGATTTCCGGAATCTCTTGGACATGGCGTACCAACCTCGAATCCGTGAATTGATTCGGCAAGAGGAGGAAGAAGGGAAGATTTCTTTGTATATCTCAAAGCGACCGAAATTGGTGGTTTTGTCAAGAAAGGGGTCGTCAAGAGCGATAACGAATGAGAAGTTGATGGTGAAGATGGCGGAGAGAATGGGGTTCGAGGTGAAAGTTTTGAGGCCAGATAAAACAACAGAGTTGGCCAAGATATATAGAGAGATGAATGAAAGTGATGTACTGATAGGAGTTCATGGAGCTGCATTGACACACACTCTATTCATGAGGCCTAATGCGGTTTTTATCCAAATAATTCCATTGGGGACTGTTTGGGCAGCGGAAACATACTACGGGGAGCCTGCGAAGAAGCTGGGTTTGAAGTACATTGGGTACGAAATTGGGGCGAAGGAGAGTTCGCTGTATAGTAATTACAAAAAGGACGATCCTGTTCTAGTGAATCCAGATAGCATTACGAAAAAAGGGTGGGAGTACACGAAGAAAATATATCTGGATAGCCAAAATGTGAGATTGAATCTTGCACGGTTTGAGAAGCGATTGGAGCGAGCTTATTACTATTGCATCGCCCGAGCTCGGCAGGGTCGATCCCACTGA